A part of Terriglobus roseus genomic DNA contains:
- a CDS encoding Maf family protein has product MSTTKPIILASASPRRRELLTQIGVDFTVITADIDETPLPSEDHRTYTLRLAEEKARAVLVNHPDSIVIGADTTVTLHGELLGKPRDAEDAKRMLTLLQDNTHEVTTSIAVLTTEETLTAVETTRVTFTAITAEQIAGYIASGEPMDKAGAYAIQGIAAQWIPRIEGDYFNVVGLPLAALASLLRKAK; this is encoded by the coding sequence ATGAGCACGACGAAGCCAATCATCCTTGCCAGTGCATCACCACGTCGCCGTGAGTTGCTGACCCAGATCGGGGTCGACTTCACTGTGATCACTGCGGATATCGACGAGACACCGCTGCCCAGCGAAGACCATCGCACCTACACGCTTCGACTGGCCGAAGAAAAAGCACGCGCTGTACTTGTGAATCATCCGGACAGCATTGTCATCGGCGCTGACACGACCGTTACTTTGCATGGTGAACTTCTTGGCAAGCCACGCGACGCAGAAGATGCAAAACGTATGCTGACTCTGCTGCAAGACAACACACACGAGGTCACTACAAGCATTGCTGTGCTCACAACAGAAGAAACGCTGACCGCAGTAGAAACAACGCGCGTCACCTTTACCGCGATCACTGCTGAGCAAATTGCCGGATACATCGCCAGCGGGGAACCGATGGACAAGGCTGGAGCGTATGCGATTCAGGGCATCGCCGCGCAATGGATACCTCGCATTGAAGGCGACTATTTCAATGTTGTGGGTCTGCCACTCGCGGCCCTTGCCAGTCTGTTGCGAAAAGCGAAGTAA
- a CDS encoding MotA/TolQ/ExbB proton channel family protein, whose protein sequence is MILAHAAAAFAHVPATLGMFFQEEGGAAAGGFSVLSMLKSMGWIDLVVVGLLFIMSIWSLAVMIDRALYFSAAKSQSREFAPKVAGALKDGRLDEAIKVADRSKKSHLAEVVTAGLQEFRSYGSGGAISDEQIESSKRALERSEAIVHAKLKRGLGSLATIGSTAPFIGLFGTVVGILHAFQQIATQKTSGIGAVAGGISEALVTTAFGLLVAIPAVMAFNYFTNKVESFDVEMDNSSSELVDYFIKQSQR, encoded by the coding sequence GTGATTCTCGCTCACGCAGCAGCAGCATTCGCTCATGTACCCGCCACCCTCGGCATGTTCTTCCAGGAAGAAGGCGGCGCAGCAGCCGGCGGCTTCTCCGTTCTCTCCATGCTTAAGAGCATGGGTTGGATCGATCTTGTTGTGGTCGGCCTGCTCTTCATCATGTCCATCTGGTCGCTGGCCGTTATGATCGACCGCGCTCTCTACTTCTCGGCAGCCAAGAGCCAGTCGCGTGAATTCGCGCCCAAGGTTGCTGGTGCTCTGAAGGACGGACGTCTGGACGAAGCAATCAAGGTTGCTGACCGTTCGAAGAAGTCGCACCTCGCTGAAGTTGTTACCGCTGGTCTGCAGGAGTTCCGCTCCTACGGTTCGGGTGGCGCAATCTCCGACGAGCAGATCGAGTCCTCCAAGCGCGCTCTGGAGCGTTCGGAAGCTATCGTTCACGCTAAGCTGAAGCGCGGTCTGGGTTCGCTGGCAACCATCGGTTCCACCGCACCGTTCATCGGTCTGTTCGGCACCGTCGTCGGCATTCTGCACGCCTTCCAGCAGATCGCTACGCAGAAGACCTCGGGTATCGGCGCAGTCGCCGGCGGTATCTCGGAAGCTCTTGTTACGACCGCTTTCGGTCTGCTTGTAGCTATCCCTGCCGTTATGGCCTTCAACTACTTCACGAACAAGGTTGAGTCCTTCGACGTGGAGATGGACAACAGCTCCTCCGAGCTCGTCGACTACTTCATCAAGCAGTCGCAGCGCTAG
- a CDS encoding GAF domain-containing protein yields MRTDKAFASRHLNTRDIEAQMAGLQRLSKALVDHPETILQELVSSAVDLCGADSAGISIQREDGSDLAYWHWIATAGAYSGFLNAILPREPSACGLCLKRGHAQHFTVSKKFFDILGVEAPLVTDGILLPWTTEDTRGTIFVMAHGRTEAFDETDARLMTMLADFAAMGYRHQKQQARLIAQERAAAAAYVANELAHKINNPLQSMTNAAFLIANGSSDCDQKALGEGLSNDIQRLSGLVKELLSLPLGTSHPG; encoded by the coding sequence TTGAGGACCGACAAAGCATTTGCCTCCAGGCACCTGAATACTCGTGACATTGAAGCGCAGATGGCTGGTCTTCAACGCCTCTCCAAAGCCCTGGTCGATCATCCGGAAACCATCCTGCAGGAACTAGTGAGTTCCGCAGTCGACCTTTGCGGTGCAGACAGCGCTGGTATCAGCATTCAGAGAGAAGATGGCAGCGATCTGGCATATTGGCATTGGATCGCCACCGCCGGTGCCTATTCAGGCTTTCTGAACGCGATCTTGCCGCGCGAACCAAGCGCATGTGGTCTCTGTCTCAAGCGCGGTCACGCCCAACACTTCACGGTATCGAAGAAGTTCTTCGACATCCTTGGCGTGGAAGCTCCGCTTGTAACGGATGGCATCCTTCTTCCATGGACTACGGAAGATACAAGAGGAACGATCTTCGTCATGGCGCACGGTCGAACTGAAGCGTTCGATGAGACGGATGCGCGCTTGATGACCATGCTCGCTGACTTCGCGGCCATGGGTTATCGGCACCAAAAGCAACAGGCACGACTGATTGCGCAGGAGAGAGCAGCAGCAGCCGCATATGTTGCCAATGAGCTTGCCCATAAGATCAACAACCCGCTGCAGAGCATGACCAACGCCGCGTTTCTAATCGCGAACGGCTCATCGGACTGCGATCAAAAAGCTCTGGGCGAGGGGCTCTCCAACGACATCCAGCGTCTCTCGGGTCTGGTGAAGGAACTTCTCTCCCTTCCTCTGGGAACGTCCCATCCGGGTTGA
- a CDS encoding CPBP family intramembrane glutamic endopeptidase — protein MKRIAALLEVLGVYLAAGALEDRLIDLLTRFHIVSISNPFALLTNHTTNADLLLASRRLLLIWLLQYGSYFALIVPLNWWYRRRGPTAYGLTRAGHSMKWLIVAGLATACLCEWPVLILSLVDVVHPLGAMAPWRQAFFDTSWQRWQFWLFAGISSYAVVPVLEELLFRGYYQRRLAEDWGNAPAILGTSCLFVFAHKQYLIPNAYNVGMVLSLLCLAIGLGVVFAYTRSLIPSMIAHAIINVPLTPKYQIALLAIFAVGLLIFSRTGLQVVKRIFGNPPLASCMLLAFVGALYVVAAQHFAAMTTLSIVLLVVAIGLEWTIRKRSSTHQT, from the coding sequence TTGAAACGGATCGCTGCTCTGCTCGAAGTACTCGGGGTCTACCTTGCGGCAGGCGCGCTTGAAGATCGCCTGATCGACCTGCTCACCCGTTTCCACATAGTTTCCATTTCGAATCCCTTCGCACTGCTCACCAACCACACCACGAACGCCGATCTCTTGCTCGCCAGCCGCCGCTTACTGCTCATCTGGCTTCTCCAATACGGATCGTACTTCGCGCTCATCGTCCCGTTGAACTGGTGGTATCGACGTCGCGGCCCCACGGCGTACGGACTCACGCGAGCCGGTCACTCCATGAAGTGGCTCATTGTTGCGGGCCTCGCCACAGCGTGTCTTTGTGAATGGCCAGTACTCATCCTGTCGTTGGTCGATGTCGTTCACCCTCTCGGCGCCATGGCTCCCTGGCGACAAGCCTTCTTCGACACCTCATGGCAACGATGGCAATTTTGGCTGTTCGCCGGCATATCCAGTTACGCAGTGGTCCCGGTTCTGGAGGAGCTGCTCTTCCGGGGCTACTACCAGCGACGTCTTGCGGAAGATTGGGGCAACGCTCCAGCCATCCTGGGTACGTCCTGCCTATTTGTCTTTGCACATAAGCAGTACCTCATTCCGAATGCTTACAACGTAGGAATGGTGCTCAGTCTGTTGTGCCTTGCTATCGGGCTCGGAGTTGTTTTCGCATACACACGGTCATTGATCCCATCCATGATTGCCCACGCAATCATCAACGTACCTCTCACGCCCAAATACCAAATTGCTCTGCTGGCCATATTCGCAGTGGGTTTGTTGATCTTCTCTCGAACGGGTCTTCAAGTGGTCAAACGAATCTTCGGCAATCCGCCTCTCGCTTCGTGCATGCTTCTCGCCTTTGTGGGCGCGCTATACGTAGTCGCGGCACAGCACTTCGCCGCTATGACTACGCTCTCTATTGTCTTGTTGGTGGTAGCGATTGGTCTTGAATGGACGATACGAAAGCGAAGCTCAACCCACCAGACGTGA
- a CDS encoding energy transducer TonB, with amino-acid sequence MFEDSLVESSGKLKSKSGRWMWVTAGFNLAIVLVMILIPLLYPEALPKTAMTAMLTAPPPPPPPPPPPPPAQVVKVTKVVQALDAFTAPTKIPKKIDMTHEDPPPPANVAGVAGAGMGSGSGSAGGIMGGLGLGAAPTPVVKAAPPKPTGPAKISSGVMAGQILVKTQPVYPPIAKAAHVSGSVVLHAIISKTGAVEQLSVVSGPEMLRANAISAVQQWKYKPYLLNGEPTEVDTTITVNFTFGG; translated from the coding sequence ATGTTTGAAGATTCTTTGGTGGAGTCATCCGGCAAGCTGAAGTCGAAGTCTGGCCGTTGGATGTGGGTAACGGCAGGCTTCAACCTGGCCATTGTCCTGGTGATGATTCTGATCCCGCTCCTCTACCCGGAAGCGCTGCCGAAGACCGCCATGACGGCGATGCTGACGGCTCCTCCGCCACCGCCTCCTCCTCCGCCACCACCGCCACCAGCACAGGTGGTGAAGGTGACCAAGGTTGTGCAGGCTCTGGACGCGTTCACCGCGCCCACCAAGATTCCTAAGAAGATCGACATGACCCATGAAGATCCGCCGCCGCCGGCTAACGTCGCTGGTGTTGCAGGTGCAGGCATGGGTTCCGGTTCGGGTTCCGCTGGTGGCATCATGGGCGGTCTCGGTCTGGGCGCTGCTCCCACCCCGGTGGTGAAGGCTGCTCCGCCGAAGCCGACGGGTCCTGCCAAGATCTCTTCCGGTGTTATGGCCGGTCAGATCCTGGTGAAGACGCAGCCGGTTTACCCGCCGATCGCTAAGGCGGCTCACGTTTCCGGTTCGGTTGTGCTGCACGCCATCATTTCGAAGACAGGTGCCGTGGAGCAGCTCTCCGTGGTTTCCGGTCCTGAAATGCTTCGCGCCAACGCGATCTCCGCTGTGCAGCAGTGGAAGTACAAGCCCTATCTTCTGAACGGCGAGCCCACGGAAGTGGACACGACGATCACTGTGAACTTCACCTTCGGCGGATAA
- a CDS encoding ExbD/TolR family protein, which yields MAMATRDEGKKVNSDINVTPMVDVMLVLLIIFMVVTPMLNNKVNVELPPSTAAVVMEDANKEDSIVVAVTRDGKTFLGGDQVQSADLGPKITEKIENKTDKRVYFRGDIRANYGKVMEAIDGIRAAGVSQLGMIAEKPLI from the coding sequence ATGGCAATGGCAACGCGGGATGAGGGCAAGAAGGTAAATTCAGACATCAACGTAACTCCCATGGTGGACGTTATGCTGGTGCTCCTGATCATCTTCATGGTCGTCACGCCCATGCTGAACAACAAGGTCAACGTGGAACTGCCGCCGTCAACGGCCGCAGTTGTCATGGAAGACGCTAACAAGGAAGACTCAATTGTGGTTGCGGTAACCCGTGACGGCAAGACCTTCCTGGGCGGCGACCAGGTACAGTCCGCTGACCTTGGACCCAAGATTACGGAAAAGATCGAAAACAAGACCGACAAGCGCGTTTACTTCCGCGGCGACATCCGCGCGAACTACGGCAAGGTCATGGAAGCGATCGACGGCATCCGTGCGGCTGGTGTAAGCCAGCTGGGCATGATCGCTGAAAAGCCGCTGATCTAA
- a CDS encoding D-hexose-6-phosphate mutarotase, with product MPQTIAELNSKFAIRDHITFTEDEPGLPKMRIATAASDATLYLYGAHLTQWTPRGGNPVLYLSPKSPLTAGKPIRGGIPVLFPWFGPRWNASEYDAAHGTTSPMHGFARTTVWTVDRVHLDPTGEVEVTLSLPEDEQAKAFGFPDFHATLEFRIGKELHMTLSVTNRSKEAVPFEEGFHTYFAIGNIHAVRVLGLRGSTYIDKRDNLTRKVQRETELAFSRDVDQLHVNTSEPLILQDPANHRAIHILKTGSHSTVVWNPWTVLTPNFPDLAEDSWEHFACVEVVNAADDRITLEPGATHGMAMAISVTSL from the coding sequence ATGCCGCAGACCATTGCTGAACTGAACTCGAAATTCGCCATCCGCGATCACATCACCTTCACTGAAGACGAGCCCGGCCTGCCGAAGATGCGCATCGCCACAGCCGCTTCGGACGCCACGCTCTATCTCTACGGCGCACACCTCACGCAGTGGACACCGCGTGGCGGCAATCCCGTGCTGTACTTGTCGCCCAAGTCGCCTCTCACAGCAGGCAAGCCTATCCGTGGTGGCATTCCTGTCCTCTTCCCGTGGTTCGGACCGCGCTGGAACGCCTCCGAATACGACGCGGCACACGGCACCACCTCGCCCATGCACGGCTTCGCCCGCACCACAGTCTGGACCGTCGATCGCGTCCACCTCGATCCCACCGGCGAAGTAGAGGTCACCCTCTCGCTGCCCGAAGACGAGCAGGCAAAGGCATTCGGCTTTCCCGACTTCCACGCCACGCTGGAGTTCCGCATCGGTAAGGAGTTGCACATGACGCTCTCCGTCACCAACCGCAGCAAGGAAGCCGTGCCGTTCGAAGAGGGCTTCCACACCTACTTCGCCATCGGCAACATCCACGCAGTACGCGTGCTGGGCCTGCGCGGCAGCACATACATCGACAAGCGCGACAACCTCACCCGCAAGGTGCAGCGTGAGACGGAACTGGCCTTCAGCCGCGACGTGGACCAGCTCCACGTGAACACCAGCGAGCCGCTCATCCTGCAGGATCCCGCAAACCACCGCGCCATCCACATCCTCAAGACCGGTTCGCACAGCACCGTGGTGTGGAATCCCTGGACGGTACTCACGCCCAACTTCCCGGATCTGGCCGAGGATAGCTGGGAGCACTTCGCCTGCGTAGAGGTAGTGAACGCAGCCGACGACCGCATCACCTTGGAACCCGGTGCCACCCACGGCATGGCCATGGCCATCTCCGTCACATCGCTGTAA
- the rpiA gene encoding ribose-5-phosphate isomerase RpiA: MPDAQAQQAAKLAAAKAALRFIEPGMVVGLGSGSTATLFIQLLGEKVQQGLDIKGIASSEDSEVLGRKLGIPITDFDHHSTIDVAVDGADEVAPGLALIKGGGGKLLREKIVASACKRFIIVADDSKLVKQLGAFPLPVEVIPMAVPLVTEKLSDLGFTPKIRQDKSGNGPYITDEGNILLDCSSSGIADPEVTAAEIRSIIGVVEHGLFLNMAERVLLAGADGSVRELTVEDYPAA, encoded by the coding sequence ATGCCCGACGCACAAGCACAACAGGCCGCCAAACTTGCAGCCGCCAAGGCCGCTCTCCGCTTCATCGAACCCGGCATGGTCGTAGGCCTGGGTTCCGGCTCCACCGCAACCCTCTTCATCCAGTTGCTGGGTGAGAAGGTGCAGCAGGGCCTCGACATCAAGGGCATCGCATCCTCGGAAGACAGTGAAGTGCTGGGCCGCAAGCTCGGCATTCCCATCACCGACTTCGATCACCACAGCACCATCGACGTCGCTGTGGACGGAGCCGACGAAGTAGCCCCAGGCCTTGCACTGATCAAGGGCGGAGGCGGCAAGCTGCTGCGCGAGAAGATCGTCGCCAGTGCCTGCAAGCGTTTCATTATCGTGGCCGACGACAGCAAGCTTGTGAAGCAGCTCGGCGCATTCCCTCTACCCGTGGAGGTCATCCCCATGGCCGTTCCGCTGGTGACAGAAAAACTGAGCGATCTAGGATTCACACCGAAGATCCGACAGGACAAATCCGGCAACGGCCCCTACATCACCGACGAAGGCAACATCCTCCTCGACTGCTCCTCCAGCGGTATCGCTGATCCTGAAGTGACAGCCGCAGAGATCCGCAGCATCATCGGCGTGGTGGAACATGGCTTGTTCCTCAACATGGCAGAACGTGTTCTGCTCGCAGGTGCCGACGGCAGCGTCCGCGAACTCACCGTGGAAGACTACCCCGCCGCATGA
- a CDS encoding ExbD/TolR family protein, with the protein MAMASGEGKGARSAINVTPLIDVLLVLLIIFMVIQPNLQRGLEALAPQPPKDPGEETNPRTVVVQILPDGKGGTAYSINEDAVQLADLEPKLNGIFKARNDRVMFVKGDKDLDFGAVFPVIDGGRKAGVDNIGIITPGVEREP; encoded by the coding sequence ATGGCAATGGCATCGGGCGAAGGCAAGGGAGCTCGTTCCGCGATCAATGTGACTCCGTTGATCGATGTTCTTCTGGTTCTGCTGATCATCTTTATGGTGATTCAGCCTAACCTTCAACGAGGTCTTGAGGCGCTTGCACCGCAGCCGCCGAAAGATCCCGGTGAAGAGACAAACCCCAGGACCGTCGTCGTTCAGATACTTCCCGACGGCAAGGGTGGAACGGCATACAGCATTAATGAGGATGCAGTTCAGCTTGCGGATCTTGAGCCGAAGCTGAACGGTATCTTCAAAGCCCGGAACGACAGAGTCATGTTCGTGAAGGGTGACAAAGATCTCGACTTCGGGGCAGTTTTCCCGGTGATCGACGGCGGCCGCAAGGCAGGTGTCGACAACATCGGTATCATTACCCCGGGAGTCGAACGGGAACCGTAA
- a CDS encoding M20/M25/M40 family metallo-hydrolase: MHLRLTIAAVSLLSLSLAAQTRQPAGVDFQQHGKPLAKQPIDPQIAAALRDVSPVEMRKTIEALVSFHNRNTAGGGDTTLPPHVGVDAAAAWIRERFEAISKDCGNCLEIHEDVYTQPAQPGPRGRIIKPTPLKSIYAVMKGTSDPDRRVLVTGHYDSFFTRDMQNVRDEAPGANDDASGTAVSLECARVLTKHRFPATIVFATVTGEEQGLLGSRHLAQTAKKVGWDLEAVLNNDIVGGDTTPADLANEDKHRVRVFSEGISLAATPEETQKILTAGYESDSSSRQLARSVADVARTYTEPAPPKAADALKPTLVFRLDRYGRGGDHSSFNREGFTGVRFTEWRENFDHQHQVVRVENGTQFGDLIQFDDFPYMARVARLNAATLATLASAPPIPQKVQFKAGGLNNDTTITWTSTADAHDEVLWRETSAPDWQFSAPVASFQLTADGNAKTMTLPVSKDNVILAIRSCDGKGHCSPAAAPLPR; encoded by the coding sequence ATGCACCTGCGTCTTACGATCGCTGCTGTCTCCCTGCTAAGTCTTTCGCTTGCTGCACAAACCAGGCAGCCCGCAGGAGTCGATTTTCAGCAACACGGCAAGCCTCTGGCGAAGCAACCCATTGACCCGCAGATTGCCGCAGCGCTACGCGACGTGTCGCCTGTGGAGATGCGCAAGACCATTGAAGCGTTGGTTAGCTTTCACAATCGCAATACTGCCGGCGGCGGTGACACCACACTGCCTCCCCATGTCGGCGTGGACGCAGCGGCAGCGTGGATTCGCGAACGCTTCGAAGCCATCAGCAAGGACTGCGGAAATTGTCTGGAAATTCATGAGGACGTTTACACGCAACCTGCTCAGCCCGGCCCGCGCGGACGCATCATCAAGCCCACGCCATTGAAGAGCATTTACGCCGTGATGAAGGGCACCAGCGATCCCGATCGACGCGTTCTGGTCACGGGTCATTACGACAGCTTCTTCACACGCGACATGCAGAATGTACGCGACGAAGCTCCAGGTGCCAACGACGATGCGAGCGGCACTGCCGTCTCATTGGAATGCGCACGCGTGCTCACAAAGCATCGCTTTCCAGCCACCATCGTCTTCGCAACGGTGACCGGTGAAGAGCAGGGCTTGCTCGGCAGTCGCCATCTTGCACAGACGGCCAAGAAGGTAGGTTGGGATCTTGAGGCCGTTCTGAACAACGACATCGTGGGCGGCGACACCACACCGGCTGATCTGGCCAATGAAGACAAGCACCGCGTCCGTGTCTTCTCCGAAGGAATCTCGCTGGCTGCAACGCCTGAAGAGACACAGAAGATTCTCACTGCAGGGTACGAAAGTGATTCGTCATCGCGTCAGCTTGCACGCTCTGTCGCGGATGTCGCACGCACATACACCGAACCCGCTCCGCCAAAAGCAGCGGACGCACTGAAGCCAACGTTGGTCTTTCGACTCGATCGTTATGGCCGCGGCGGAGATCACTCTTCGTTTAATCGCGAAGGCTTCACCGGTGTTCGTTTCACGGAGTGGCGCGAGAACTTTGACCATCAGCATCAAGTAGTTCGCGTGGAGAACGGAACGCAGTTCGGTGACCTGATCCAGTTTGACGATTTCCCTTACATGGCGCGTGTCGCTCGTCTGAATGCGGCAACGTTGGCCACACTCGCTTCCGCACCGCCGATTCCGCAGAAAGTACAGTTCAAGGCAGGTGGCCTGAACAACGACACCACCATCACGTGGACTTCCACTGCGGACGCGCATGACGAAGTGTTGTGGCGCGAAACCAGCGCGCCCGATTGGCAGTTCAGCGCACCAGTTGCATCTTTCCAACTCACCGCCGACGGCAACGCGAAAACCATGACATTGCCTGTATCCAAGGACAACGTCATCCTCGCCATCCGAAGCTGCGATGGAAAAGGCCATTGCAGCCCTGCTGCTGCACCATTGCCGCGGTAG
- a CDS encoding tetratricopeptide repeat protein produces the protein MKANARVSATAALLLSLGMLTGCAKLKARDQLTKGVAAFKNAQYEQATNAFEKAIEYDPTYDTAKLYLATAYSYQVVPNLLDDNNMKIANKAIDGFKAYLNDHPGDKVSLQQLASIYRNIKKYPEAKQYEKDVIQVDPKDAEAHYTIGFVDWVEAYDNARQLLAADGLTDDGAGNPKMSKATCEKIKAKNTDLVNDGLDHLKQAIAINPTYDDAFQYLNLVYRRQADILCGDPAAVKAAVANAEKASQDAMGARKINEQKKEEKLRGGVTMN, from the coding sequence ATGAAAGCTAACGCACGTGTATCCGCCACGGCCGCTCTTCTGCTGTCGCTTGGAATGCTGACTGGCTGCGCCAAGCTGAAGGCTCGCGACCAACTTACCAAGGGCGTCGCGGCGTTCAAGAATGCGCAGTATGAGCAGGCGACCAACGCATTTGAAAAGGCCATCGAGTACGATCCGACATACGACACCGCCAAGCTGTACCTGGCGACCGCGTATTCCTACCAGGTTGTGCCGAATCTGTTGGACGACAACAACATGAAGATTGCCAACAAGGCGATCGACGGTTTCAAGGCTTATCTGAACGATCATCCGGGAGACAAGGTTTCCCTGCAGCAGCTTGCTTCCATCTATCGCAACATCAAGAAGTATCCGGAAGCAAAGCAATACGAAAAGGATGTCATCCAGGTTGACCCGAAGGACGCCGAGGCGCATTACACCATCGGTTTCGTGGACTGGGTTGAAGCCTATGACAATGCTCGCCAGTTGCTCGCTGCTGACGGTCTGACTGACGATGGCGCCGGCAACCCGAAGATGAGCAAGGCCACCTGCGAGAAGATCAAGGCGAAGAACACGGACCTTGTGAACGACGGCCTGGATCATCTGAAGCAGGCCATTGCAATCAATCCGACGTACGATGATGCTTTCCAGTACCTGAACCTGGTGTATCGCCGTCAGGCCGACATTCTTTGCGGTGATCCTGCTGCGGTGAAGGCTGCTGTGGCGAATGCCGAAAAGGCCAGCCAGGACGCGATGGGCGCACGCAAGATCAACGAGCAGAAGAAGGAAGAGAAGCTCCGCGGCGGCGTGACGATGAACTAA
- a CDS encoding LysR family transcriptional regulator, producing MDIDDLRILNSVAKHGSMNRAAAALHMVQSSVTARIRQLEDELGVSLFVRHSRGVRLSEAGERLLSYSGRIDALFQEAVAAVKEDGVPKGTLRIGSTEPTVSFRLPSVLAAYAKRYPAVSLTVTTGNSSELIRQVVDQSLDGAFVAGPVANPLLTEEPMFREELALVTQASTRSIDDLRSAQEVKAIVLAEGCSYGELINNVLSGYGIKHQVLPLASFDAIRSFVQSGIGITVLPKEILAASWKDAAVAVHELPAAMAQVETVFIRRADSSNRSALEAFLLLSRASSNLDG from the coding sequence GTGGATATCGATGATCTAAGGATATTGAACTCTGTTGCGAAGCACGGAAGTATGAATCGTGCGGCTGCTGCGCTTCACATGGTTCAGTCGAGTGTGACGGCGCGTATACGTCAGCTGGAAGATGAGCTGGGTGTATCTCTCTTTGTGCGTCATAGTCGCGGCGTTAGATTGAGCGAGGCGGGAGAGCGTCTGCTTTCGTACTCGGGCCGCATTGATGCTCTGTTTCAAGAGGCTGTTGCGGCTGTGAAGGAAGACGGTGTTCCTAAAGGAACGTTGCGCATCGGTTCGACGGAGCCTACTGTTTCATTTCGTTTGCCGTCGGTGCTTGCTGCTTATGCCAAGCGATATCCTGCGGTTTCATTAACTGTGACGACGGGTAACAGTTCGGAGTTGATACGGCAGGTGGTCGATCAGAGTTTGGATGGAGCGTTTGTTGCTGGGCCTGTGGCAAACCCGTTGCTCACCGAGGAGCCTATGTTTCGTGAGGAGTTGGCGCTGGTCACTCAAGCGTCTACGCGAAGCATTGACGATCTTCGTAGCGCGCAGGAGGTTAAGGCGATTGTGCTTGCTGAGGGTTGTTCCTATGGTGAGTTGATCAACAACGTACTCAGTGGCTATGGCATCAAGCATCAGGTGCTTCCGCTGGCTTCGTTCGATGCGATTCGTAGCTTTGTGCAATCGGGTATCGGCATCACCGTACTGCCGAAGGAAATTCTTGCTGCATCGTGGAAGGATGCGGCTGTGGCTGTGCATGAGCTTCCAGCAGCAATGGCGCAGGTGGAAACGGTTTTCATTCGCAGGGCTGATAGTTCCAATCGCAGTGCGCTTGAGGCGTTTCTGTTGCTTAGTCGCGCTTCTTCGAACCTTGATGGATAG
- a CDS encoding AAA family ATPase yields the protein MMHLSELGERICILGPSNSGKSTLADAIARRSGSKAIHLDQLHHLPNTNWVPRPAKEFVALHDEAITGERWVIDGNYSKLFPQRFQRATGVILLDISTLTSLFRYLRRTIFERSRIGALAGGQDSIKLAMLHHIAVVTPGNRKRYAEVYRQLVLPKLYLPSTRDLNKCYQEWGLERTPRHADDSTS from the coding sequence ATGATGCATCTGTCAGAACTTGGAGAACGCATCTGCATTCTGGGGCCGTCGAACAGCGGCAAATCCACGCTCGCTGACGCGATTGCACGCAGGTCCGGCTCGAAGGCGATCCATCTGGATCAGCTTCACCATCTCCCGAATACAAATTGGGTGCCTCGACCCGCGAAGGAGTTCGTCGCGTTACATGACGAAGCGATCACGGGTGAACGATGGGTGATCGACGGAAACTACTCGAAGCTCTTTCCCCAACGCTTTCAACGTGCAACAGGCGTAATTCTTTTGGATATCTCCACACTGACAAGCCTGTTTCGCTATCTCCGCAGAACAATCTTTGAACGTAGCCGAATCGGTGCGTTGGCTGGTGGGCAAGACAGCATCAAGTTGGCCATGCTGCATCACATCGCAGTCGTCACACCCGGAAACCGAAAGCGCTATGCGGAGGTGTATCGGCAACTCGTTTTGCCGAAGCTCTATCTGCCATCCACTCGCGACCTGAATAAGTGCTATCAAGAGTGGGGACTAGAGCGCACACCGCGTCATGCAGATGACTCCACCTCATAG
- a CDS encoding biopolymer transporter ExbD, which yields MGMGGGGGSGARSDINVTPLIDVLLVLLIIFMVIQPNTVRGLDTLVPQPPKKEDMNKEVDQRTIVVQVQAAGGQPSYKINEDQVALDQLTARLTDIFSARNDKVMFVKGDKDLDFGQVLPVINDGHAAGVDNIGIITPAVESGK from the coding sequence ATGGGCATGGGAGGCGGAGGCGGTTCGGGCGCACGTTCTGATATCAACGTGACGCCGCTGATCGACGTTCTTCTGGTGCTGTTGATCATCTTCATGGTCATCCAGCCCAACACAGTACGCGGCCTGGACACACTTGTGCCCCAGCCGCCGAAGAAGGAAGACATGAATAAGGAAGTGGATCAGCGCACCATTGTGGTGCAGGTCCAGGCCGCAGGTGGCCAGCCTTCCTACAAGATCAACGAGGATCAGGTGGCGCTGGATCAGCTCACCGCTCGTCTGACGGACATCTTCTCGGCTCGTAATGACAAGGTGATGTTCGTGAAGGGTGACAAGGACCTCGACTTCGGCCAGGTGCTTCCGGTGATTAACGACGGCCACGCAGCCGGCGTTGACAACATCGGTATCATCACCCCGGCGGTTGAATCCGGTAAGTAG